One window of the Salvelinus alpinus chromosome 13, SLU_Salpinus.1, whole genome shotgun sequence genome contains the following:
- the LOC139536931 gene encoding dipeptidyl peptidase 3-like, with product MFRCNVIQGLRIWKSCKFSAVSVVLKRKPQASRLLFTMVDSQYYLPNDIGISALDCTEAFRLLSPREQLYAHYLSRSAWYGGLAVLLQTSPESASIFVLLQRLFRKQPPAQLGNVATAAGLSPEEYQAFLVYAAGLYANMGNYKSFGDTKFIPNLPKETLKALVWQSQAFQDSPSEMEALWDSCSTLLFSLEDKQKQLGLGDKGITTYFSGNCCLEDAELAQKFLDSKNLSAYNTRLFKVKSEGKTCYEVRLASAVQKDCAVEGETRCGRYDFEDCVFTVSRGDYDHLMKKVSENLEKAKDHAANENQRRMLEEYSRSFTFGSVEAHKEGSRFWIKDKGPIVESYIGFIESYRDPFGSRGEFEGFVAVVNKAMSERFAKLVSSAEVLLPELPWPKDFEKDRFLLPDFTSLDVLTFAGSGIPAGINIPNYDDIRQSEGFKNVSLGNVLAVAYATQKDKLTFLDEDDKDVYIKWKGPSFEVQVGLHELLGHGSGKLFVQDEKGTFNFEQDNVRNPETGEKITTWYKGNETWDSKFSTISCSYEECRAECVGLYLCLNKHVLCIFGHEGEDAEEVVYVNWLNMVRAGLLGLEFYTSESKSWRQAHMQARFVILRVLLEAGEGLVTLKESTGKDGSPDALITLDRSKIHTVGKGAIERFLCKLQVIKSTADVEGGRALYEGYSAVSDGGSHNFLCLRETVLQRKEARKMFVQANTRVKGDSVELVEYEGSAAGLICSFTERFADDAEEVEAHLLELNKRDAPCWF from the exons ATGTTTCGTTGTAACGTGATTCAAGGCTTGCGTATTTGGAAGAG CTGCAAATTCTCAGCTGTGAGCGTTGTGTTGAAAAGGAAGCCGCAAGCATCAAGACTGTTGTTCACCATGGTGGACTCTCAGTATTACCTCCCCAATGACATTGGGATCTCTGCGCTGGACTGTACTGAAGCGTTTCGCCTGCTGTCCCCTAGAGAACAGCTCTATGCGCACTACCTCTCCAGGTCTGCCTGGTACGGAGGactggctgtgctgctgcagaCCTCGCCCGAGTCTGCCTCCATCTTCGTTCTCTTACAGAGGCTGTTCCGCAAGCAGCCACCAGCACAGCTGGGGAATGTGGCTACTGCAGCTGGACTCAGTCCTGAGGAGTACCAG GCCTTTCTTGTTTATGCTGCTGGTCTCTATGCCAACATGGGAAACTACAAGTCATTTGGAGACACCAAGTTCATTCCTAACCTACCCAAG GAGACCCTGAAGGCCCTTGTGTGGCAGAGCCAGGCCTTCCAGGACAGCCCCAGTGAGATGGAGGCCCTGTGGGACAGCTGCtccaccctcctcttctcccttgaGGACAAACAGAAACAGCTGGGCTTGGGGGACAAG GGAATCACCACATACTTCTCAGGGAACTGTTGTTTGGAGGACGCCGAGTTGGCTCAGAAATTCTTGGATTCAAAG AACCTGAGTGCCTACAACACGCGACTGTTCAAGGTAAAATCCGAAGGGAAGACCTGCTACGAGGTGCGCCTTGCGTCTGCTGTGCAGAAGG ACTGTGCAGTGGAGGGGGAGACCAGGTGTGGCAGATATGACTTTGAGGACTGTGTCTTCACGGTTTCCAGGGGAGACTATGATCACCTCATGAAGAAAGTGAGTGAAAATCTGGAGAAAGCCAAG GACCACGCGGCCAATGAGAACCAGAGACGAATGCTGGAGGAATATTCGCGGAGTTTCACCTTTGGGTCCGTGGAGGCGCACAAGGAAGGCTCTCGTTTCTGGATTAAAGATAAGGGGCCCAttgtggagag TTATATTGGATTTATCGAGAGCTACAGGGATCCCTTTGGTTCCAGGGGAGAGTTTGAAG GTTTTGTTGCCGTGGTGAACAAGGCAATGAGCGAACGCTTTGCTAAGCTGGTGAGCTCAGCCGAAGTGCTTCTGCCAGAGCTGCCATGGCCAAAAGACTTTGAGAAGGACCGTTTCCTCCTGCCTGACTTCACCTCCCTGGACGTGCTGACGTTCGCTGGCAGCGGCATTCCAGCTGGCATTAATATTCCCAACT atGACGATATCAGACAGTCGGAGGGCTTTAAGAATGTCTCCCTGGGTAATGTTCTGGCTGTGGCCTACGCTACCCAGAAGGACAAGCTCACCTTTCTGGATGAAGATGACAAG GATGTGTACATTAAGTGGAAGGGGCCCTCCTTCGAGGTGCAGGTGGGCCTCCATGAGCTGCTGGGCCATGGCAGTGGAAAGCTCTTTGTCCAG GATGAGAAGGGAACTTTCAACTTTGAGCAAGATAATGTTCGCAATCCTGAGACTGGAGAAAAG ATCACCACCTGGTACAAAGGCAACGAAACATGGGACAGCAAATTCTCCACCATTTCTTGCTCCTATGAAGAGTGCAGGGCCGAGTGTGTGGGGCTCTACCTCTGTCTCAACAAACACGTGCTCTG TATCTTTGGCCATGAGGGCGAGGATGCAGAGGAGGTGGTGTACGTCAACTGGCTCAACATGGTGCGAGCTGGCCTGCTGGGACTAGAGTTCTACACCTCCGAGAGCAAAAGCTGGAGACAG GCCCACATGCAAGCTCGCTTTGTGATCCTGCGGGTGCTCCTGGAGGCTGGCGAGGGGCTGGTGACCCTGAAGGAGAGCACAGGAAAGGATGGGAGCCCAGATGCCCTCATAACGCTGGACCGCAGCAAGATCCACACCGTGGGCAAGGGTGCCATCGAGAGGTTCCTATGcaaactacag GTCATCAAGTCCACAGCCGATGTGGAGGGAGGCAGAGCGCTGTATGAGGGCTACTCGGCCGTGTCCGACGGTGGTTCTCACAACTTCCTGTGCCTGCGGGAGACGGTTCTCCAGCGCAAAGAGGCTCGCAAGATGTTTGTTCAGGCCAACACAAGGGTCAAAG GTGACAGCGTGGAGCTAGTGGAATACGAGGGCAGCGCGGCTGGACTGATCTGCTCCTTCACGGAACGGTTTGCCGACGACGCCGAGGAGGTGGAGGCCCACCTGCTAGAGCTGAACAAGAGGGATGCCCCCTGCTGGTTCTGA
- the LOC139536929 gene encoding ras and Rab interactor 2-like, which translates to MQEDPVYDFPEPVGELVGERRACPQRGSLKNISVLDRLLLTHPVWLQLSINSATALHILQREPPGTFLVRKSNTSQKKVLCVRLADDSVPSFVKQFVIREVDSTFSLERAAIGFPDLFRLIAFYCVSRDVLPFPLELPEAIVKASSHKQLESISHMGVEFWSSQLNFRGPRNGPPPVEAAPLPPSPTPEDCATPQESPTLFQEFCPIQTRSPRELNCGAAGQGALCFINPLFPQSHPALLKRHQFKRSLKVRVSTENSSPLSPPVAPPPPPPLLAKKNIKSKKVQRASGAVEARVEGEGGTAPVQEDSDYLQPCLVLPVLPLKTRVPPTLSPTAEEDYHVPLGLLQGLAQEKGGEEEVGLLLEQRYAPSLSELDSSSSLSSLEEAEESSERNPLTRGTSNPSPPCTLPPRQPVSVLRKLSAVFVSFFVPEKRVARLVEDLSRDRRTAFGVLVQDFLRQQREAIKPQCQRSSVELLQGIRFFLSQAKTFLLDCGELEPPIETMVPDDEKDLVLEKAMFRCVLKPLKGQIDRTLQTLHERDGSTQSMAESLAVARGKTPLECFGVRVGVPDAAGVEKVRQKLALMRRAYSPIDKVVLLLQVCKLIYKAMTDNSGKEFGADDFLPALSYVIVQCNMPELSVEVEYMMELLESSWLTGEGGYYLTSVYASLCLIQSPPEEMPSSGLTQGARDSLKDWSQRRSSQALSQKNIQQQLRCVKVLLQDGERSWIKTLQWRAGVSGEALTQLCAAKFGVDNPELYKLYWRNEGEIQALPAQAQIQDLQGQGSSGTPLIYQKAKLDGLKTCKLTREAAVDLMESH; encoded by the exons ATGCAGGAGGACCCGGTGTATGATTTCCCTGAGCCGGTCGGGGAGCTGGTAGGAGAGAGGCGGGCTTGTCCTCAGCGTGGCTCCCTGAAGAACATCAGTGTGCTGGACCGTCTGCTTCTCACACACCCCGTCTGGCTGCAGCTGTCCATCAACTCTGCCACCGCTCTGCACATCCTACAGCGGGAGCCGCCTGGG aCCTTTCTGGTGCGCAAGTCCAACACCTCGCAGAAGAAAGTGCTGTGTGTCAGGCTTGCAGACGACAGCGTTCCCTCCTTTGTCAAACAATTTGTCATCCGCGAAGTGGACTCCA CCTTCTCTTTGGAGAGAGCGGCTATCGGTTTCCCCGACCTCTTCCGGCTCATTGCCTTCTACTGTGTTAGCCG GGATGTGTTGCCCTTCCCACTGGAGCTCCCTGAGGCCATAGTCAAGGCTTCATCCCACAAACAGCTGGAGTCCATTTCACACATGGGTGTGG AGTTCTGGAGCTCCCAGCTGAACTTCAGAGGTCCACGCAATGGGCCCCCACCTGTCGAGGCGGCACCGCTTCCCCCTAGCCCCACCCCTGAGGACTGTGCCACGCCCCAGGAGAGCCCCACCCTGTTCCAGGAGTTCTGCCCCATCCAAACACGCAGCCCCCGGGAGCTGAACTGTGGGGCAGCAGGCCAAGGGGCTCTCTGTTTCATCAACCCACTCTTCCCGCAATCCCATCCTGCACTGCTAAAACGCCACCAGTTCAAGCGCAGCCTCAAGGTGCGTGTCTCGACTGAGAACTCTAGCCCTTTGTCCCCACCAGttgcccctccccctcccccacctctGCTGGCCAAGAAAAATATTAAGAGCAAGAAGGTCCAGCGGGCCAGTGGAGCAGTGGAAGCCAgagtggagggtgagggagggacaGCACCCGTCCAGGAGGACTCAGACTATTTGCAGCCATGCTTGGTTCTTCCAGTTCTTCCGCTGAAGACCAGGGTCCCACCCACACTGTCTCCCACTGCAGAGGAGGACTACCATGTGCCCTTAGGTCTCCTGCAGGGACTGGCCCAGGAaaaaggaggtgaggaggaggtgggTCTCCTGCTGGAGCAGAGATATGCTCCCTCCCTGAGTGAGCTGGACAGCAGCAGTTCCCTCAGCAGcctggaggaggcagaggagagctCAGAGCGAAATCCCCTCACCAGGGGCACCAGTAACCCCTCACCCCCATGCACCTTGCCCCCACGCCAGCCCGTCTCAGTCCTGCGCAAGCTGAGTGCAGTCTTTGTGTCCTTCTTTGTGCCAGAGAAGCGCGTGGCGAGGCTGGTGGAGGACCTGTCCCGTGACAGGAGGACTGCGTTTGGTGTCCTGGTGCAGGATTTCCTCAGGCAGCAGCGGGAGGCGATCAAGCCTCAATGCCAGAGATCTAGCGTAGAGCTACTGCAGGGCATCCGCTTCTTCCTCTCCCAGGCCAAGACCTTCCTGCTGGACTGTGGAGAGCTAGAGCCCCCAATTGAGACTATGGTGCCTGATGATGAGAAAG acCTGGTGCTGGAGAAAGCCATGTTCCGCTGTGTGCTGAAACCTCTGAagggacagatagacaggacactACAAACTCTGCATGAGCGAGACGGTTCCACCCAGAGCATGGCAGAGAGCCTGGCTGTGGCCAGGGGAAAGACCCCGTTGGAGTGTTTTGGAGTGCGGGTGGGAGTGCCGGATGCTGCCGGTGTGGAGAAGGTGCGGCAGAAGTTAGCTCTCATGAGGCGGGCTTACTCGCCCATTGACAAGGTTGTGCTGCTCCTGCAGGTCTGCAAGCTCATCTATAAAGCCATGACGGACAATTCAG GCAAGGAATTCGGTGCAGATGACTTCCTACCAGCCCTGTCCTATGTCATTGTACAGTGTAACATGCCAGAGCTGTCTGTGGAGGTGGAGTACATGATGGAGCTGCTGGAGTCATCATGGCTGACAGGGGAGG GTGGGTACTACCTGACCAGTGTGTATGCCAGCCTGTGCCTGATCCAGAGCCCGCCTGAAGAAATGCCCTCTAGCGGGCTGACCCAGGGGGCCAGAGACTCCCTGAAAGACTGGAGCCAGCGCCGGAGCAGCCAGGCTTTGAGCCAGAAAAACATACAACAGCAACTG AGGTGTGTCAAGGTTCTGCTTCAAGATGGAGAAAGAAGCTGGATAAAAACCCTGCAATGGAGGGCAGGAGTTAGTGGGGAGGCCCTGACCCAGCTCTGTGCTGCTAAATTTGGGGTAGACAACCCAGAACTGTACAAGCTGTACTGGCGGAATGAGGGGGAGATTCAAGCCCTCCCAGCCCAGGCCCAGATCCAGGACCTACAGGGCCAAGGCAGCAGTGGAACACCCCTCATATACCAGAAAGCCAAACTGGATGGACTCAAGACTTGCAAACTAACAAGAGAGGCGGCTGTGGACCTTATGGAATCACATTGA
- the LOC139536933 gene encoding RNA-binding protein 4B-like isoform X1, translating into MNTQWDVKNVCPAMESTDKNNAIKLFVGNLALDTSQEDLTQLFGPYGQVVTCSLLRQFAFIHLQGDGAADRAIRELNGREFRGRNLVVEESRGRPLNSTKVFVGNLSAMCSAEDLQELFQTFGKVLECDKVKARLSSSAGYAFVHMERKEDALQAIEALHGTTFKGRPLSVELSNVQPSKPTTTTAKVPIMSHYATESPSINPHMEHHQSQAAVLAAAVAAAAGLPLQVQQSLHNSVYNTTSFDPTYAALKGMTAASATDGTPVSPAVYGALASQVYGSVADQVYDSIANQASAYQNSATPDAAGYSNQYDGAAGEASSAQAAGNPAYGGASAFYNGSSAYGSTGGADPTAQAIFEAARARFFQQGQQVLAEQQAGTKSGDRDRSPVRRSAPLLPDPVPQPFPQPRPKRRALLPTPPGRPEDPAAADGDPIARCYAEYYQQVQQYQQYQQYQQQYQQYQYGYPPPAPAQMPPTMPTHQMPVQAPPPTEAPPPGPATYAPARAYEPPSSHKEPLLRRPDYSHLHMPEPPYR; encoded by the exons ATGAATACACAATGGGATGTTAAAAAT GTGTGCCCAGCCATGGAGTCGACAGATAAGAACAATGCTATAAAGCTCTTTGTGGGGAACCTGGCGTTGGACACCTCTCAGGAGGACCTGACACAGCTCTTTGGACCATACGGACAGGTGGTCACCTGTAGTTTACTCAGGCAGTTTGCCTTCATCCACCTCCAGGGAGATGGTGCTGCTGATCGAGCCATAAGAGAACTGAATGGACGGGAGTTCCGTGGCCGCAACCTAGTGGTTGAAGAGTCCCGCGGACGGCCCCTGAACTCCACCAAGGTGTTTGTTGGGAACCTTAGTGCCATGTGTTCTGCTGAGGACCTACAGGAGCTCTTTCAGACCTTTGGGAAAGTTCTGGAGTGTGATAAGGTCAAAG CGAGGCTCTCTTCCTCGGCGGGCTATGCCTTTGTGCACATGGAGCGGAAGGAGGATGCGCTGCAGGCTATCGAGGCCCTCCATGGTACCACCTTCAAAGGCCGACCGCTCTCTGTGGAGCTCTCCAATGTGCAGCCCAGTAAACCCACCACGACTACAGCCAAGGTCCCCATCATGAGTCACTATGCCACTGAAAGCCCCTCCATCAACCCTCATATGGAGCACCACCAGAGTCAGGCTGCTGTACTGGCTGCTGCCGTTGCTGCAGCTGCAGGTCTGCCTCTTCAGGTGCAGCAGAGCTTGCACAATTCTGTCTACAACACAACGAGCTTTGATCCCACCTACGCTGCGCTAAAGGGCATGACGGCAGCCAGCGCCACAGATGGTACTCCAGTGAGCCCTGCGGTGTACGGTGCGCTCGCCAGCCAGGTGTACGGCTCTGTAGCGGATCAGGTATATGACTCTATAGCCAACCAGGCCTCCGCCTATCAGAATTCAGCGACACCGGACGCAGCAGGTTACAGTAACCAGTACGACGGCGCAGCTGGGGAGGCATCGTCAGCCCAGGCAGCTGGAAACCCGGCCTACGGCGGGGCCTCTGCTTTCTACAACGGTAGCTCCGCCTATGGCTCCACGGGGGGTGCAGACCCCACTGCCCAGGCCATCTTTGAGGCAGCACGGGCCCGCTTCTTCCAGCAGGGCCAGCAGGTTCTAGCTGAGCAGCAGGCGGGGACTAAGTCAGGGGACAGGGACCGCAGCCCAGTGCGGCGCTCCGCCCCTCTGCTGCCTGACCCCGTGCCCCAGCCCTTTCCCCAGCCACGCCCCAAACGCCGTGCCCTCCTCCCAACGCCACCCGGCCGACCAGAGGACCCTGCGGCTGCTGACGGAGACCCCATTGCCAG ATGCTATGCAGAGTACTATCAGCAGGTCCAGCAGTACCAACAGTACCAGCAGTACCAGCAACAGTACCAACAGTACCAGTATGGCTACCCACCACCAGCCCCGGCCCAGATGCCCCCCACGATGCCCACCCACCAGATGCCCGTGCAGGCCCCGCCCCCGACGGAGGCCCCGCCCCCAGGGCCTGCCACCTACGCCCCAGCTAGAGCGTATGAGCCACCTTCATCACACAAGGAGCCCCTCCTCCGCCGCCCTGACTACTCCCACCTCCACATGCCAGAGCCCCCTTACCGATAA
- the LOC139536933 gene encoding RNA-binding protein 4B-like isoform X2, with the protein MESTDKNNAIKLFVGNLALDTSQEDLTQLFGPYGQVVTCSLLRQFAFIHLQGDGAADRAIRELNGREFRGRNLVVEESRGRPLNSTKVFVGNLSAMCSAEDLQELFQTFGKVLECDKVKARLSSSAGYAFVHMERKEDALQAIEALHGTTFKGRPLSVELSNVQPSKPTTTTAKVPIMSHYATESPSINPHMEHHQSQAAVLAAAVAAAAGLPLQVQQSLHNSVYNTTSFDPTYAALKGMTAASATDGTPVSPAVYGALASQVYGSVADQVYDSIANQASAYQNSATPDAAGYSNQYDGAAGEASSAQAAGNPAYGGASAFYNGSSAYGSTGGADPTAQAIFEAARARFFQQGQQVLAEQQAGTKSGDRDRSPVRRSAPLLPDPVPQPFPQPRPKRRALLPTPPGRPEDPAAADGDPIARCYAEYYQQVQQYQQYQQYQQQYQQYQYGYPPPAPAQMPPTMPTHQMPVQAPPPTEAPPPGPATYAPARAYEPPSSHKEPLLRRPDYSHLHMPEPPYR; encoded by the exons ATGGAGTCGACAGATAAGAACAATGCTATAAAGCTCTTTGTGGGGAACCTGGCGTTGGACACCTCTCAGGAGGACCTGACACAGCTCTTTGGACCATACGGACAGGTGGTCACCTGTAGTTTACTCAGGCAGTTTGCCTTCATCCACCTCCAGGGAGATGGTGCTGCTGATCGAGCCATAAGAGAACTGAATGGACGGGAGTTCCGTGGCCGCAACCTAGTGGTTGAAGAGTCCCGCGGACGGCCCCTGAACTCCACCAAGGTGTTTGTTGGGAACCTTAGTGCCATGTGTTCTGCTGAGGACCTACAGGAGCTCTTTCAGACCTTTGGGAAAGTTCTGGAGTGTGATAAGGTCAAAG CGAGGCTCTCTTCCTCGGCGGGCTATGCCTTTGTGCACATGGAGCGGAAGGAGGATGCGCTGCAGGCTATCGAGGCCCTCCATGGTACCACCTTCAAAGGCCGACCGCTCTCTGTGGAGCTCTCCAATGTGCAGCCCAGTAAACCCACCACGACTACAGCCAAGGTCCCCATCATGAGTCACTATGCCACTGAAAGCCCCTCCATCAACCCTCATATGGAGCACCACCAGAGTCAGGCTGCTGTACTGGCTGCTGCCGTTGCTGCAGCTGCAGGTCTGCCTCTTCAGGTGCAGCAGAGCTTGCACAATTCTGTCTACAACACAACGAGCTTTGATCCCACCTACGCTGCGCTAAAGGGCATGACGGCAGCCAGCGCCACAGATGGTACTCCAGTGAGCCCTGCGGTGTACGGTGCGCTCGCCAGCCAGGTGTACGGCTCTGTAGCGGATCAGGTATATGACTCTATAGCCAACCAGGCCTCCGCCTATCAGAATTCAGCGACACCGGACGCAGCAGGTTACAGTAACCAGTACGACGGCGCAGCTGGGGAGGCATCGTCAGCCCAGGCAGCTGGAAACCCGGCCTACGGCGGGGCCTCTGCTTTCTACAACGGTAGCTCCGCCTATGGCTCCACGGGGGGTGCAGACCCCACTGCCCAGGCCATCTTTGAGGCAGCACGGGCCCGCTTCTTCCAGCAGGGCCAGCAGGTTCTAGCTGAGCAGCAGGCGGGGACTAAGTCAGGGGACAGGGACCGCAGCCCAGTGCGGCGCTCCGCCCCTCTGCTGCCTGACCCCGTGCCCCAGCCCTTTCCCCAGCCACGCCCCAAACGCCGTGCCCTCCTCCCAACGCCACCCGGCCGACCAGAGGACCCTGCGGCTGCTGACGGAGACCCCATTGCCAG ATGCTATGCAGAGTACTATCAGCAGGTCCAGCAGTACCAACAGTACCAGCAGTACCAGCAACAGTACCAACAGTACCAGTATGGCTACCCACCACCAGCCCCGGCCCAGATGCCCCCCACGATGCCCACCCACCAGATGCCCGTGCAGGCCCCGCCCCCGACGGAGGCCCCGCCCCCAGGGCCTGCCACCTACGCCCCAGCTAGAGCGTATGAGCCACCTTCATCACACAAGGAGCCCCTCCTCCGCCGCCCTGACTACTCCCACCTCCACATGCCAGAGCCCCCTTACCGATAA